Proteins from one Microcoleus sp. bin38.metabat.b11b12b14.051 genomic window:
- a CDS encoding GuaB3 family IMP dehydrogenase-related protein: protein MNIEIGRGKSARRAYGIDEIALVPGQRTLDPSLADTKWQIGGIDREIPIIASAMDGVVDVRMAILLSELGAMGVLNLEGIQTRYADPQPILERIASVGNHEFVSLMQQLYAEPIKPELIEIRIKEIKAGGGIAAVSGTPAGASKYGLTVASAGADIFFVQATVVSTAFLSPESIVSLDLTQFCKEMPIPVILGNCVTYEVAMNLMKTGAAGILVGIGPGAACTSRGVLGVGVPQATAVADCAAARDDYYRETGKYVSVIADGGLITGGDICKCIACGADGVMIGSPFARAAEAPGHGFHWGMATPSPVLPRGTRIRVGTTGTVEQILRGPALLDDGTHNLLGALKTSMGTLGAKDIKEMQQVEVVIAPSLLTEGKVYQKAQQLGMGK, encoded by the coding sequence GTGAATATTGAAATTGGGCGGGGCAAAAGCGCTCGCAGAGCTTACGGCATAGATGAAATCGCGCTTGTACCCGGACAGCGCACCCTCGATCCGAGTTTGGCAGATACCAAGTGGCAGATTGGTGGGATCGATCGAGAAATTCCGATTATCGCCAGCGCCATGGACGGAGTAGTCGATGTGCGGATGGCCATTTTGCTGTCGGAATTGGGAGCAATGGGCGTGCTCAACCTTGAAGGAATTCAAACTCGCTATGCCGACCCCCAGCCAATATTAGAGCGCATCGCTTCTGTTGGGAACCACGAATTTGTCTCCCTGATGCAGCAACTATATGCCGAACCCATCAAGCCCGAATTAATCGAGATCAGAATTAAAGAAATTAAAGCAGGAGGAGGGATTGCTGCGGTTAGCGGCACACCAGCCGGCGCGAGCAAATACGGTTTAACAGTTGCCTCCGCGGGAGCTGATATATTTTTTGTGCAAGCAACTGTAGTCTCGACTGCTTTTCTTTCCCCAGAGTCGATCGTCTCTTTAGATTTGACCCAATTCTGTAAAGAGATGCCGATACCAGTAATTTTGGGCAACTGCGTCACCTACGAAGTCGCCATGAATTTAATGAAAACTGGTGCCGCAGGCATTCTCGTGGGCATCGGGCCGGGGGCTGCTTGCACGTCCAGGGGTGTATTGGGTGTCGGAGTTCCCCAAGCCACAGCCGTAGCAGACTGCGCCGCGGCGCGGGACGACTACTATCGCGAAACTGGCAAATACGTGTCGGTGATTGCTGACGGCGGTTTAATTACTGGCGGCGATATCTGCAAGTGCATTGCTTGCGGCGCTGATGGAGTGATGATTGGTTCGCCCTTTGCTAGGGCTGCGGAAGCTCCAGGCCACGGCTTTCACTGGGGGATGGCGACTCCTAGCCCGGTTTTGCCGCGCGGGACTCGGATTCGGGTGGGGACTACCGGCACTGTTGAGCAAATTTTGCGGGGCCCAGCCCTGTTAGATGACGGTACGCACAACTTGCTCGGAGCTCTGAAAACTAGCATGGGTACCCTAGGCGCTAAGGATATTAAGGAGATGCAGCAAGTGGAAGTGGTGATTGCTCCTTCTCTGCTGACTGAGGGTAAAGTCTATCAAAAAGCTCAGCAGTTGGGCATGGGTAAGTAG
- a CDS encoding lipid-A-disaccharide synthase-related protein: MKSKGILFLSNGHGEDAINCQIVSALRASGAKLDLAAMPIVGDGDAYRRSSLPIIGPTSQMPSGGVFYMNPLYLLKDVGAGLIALTWQQLRAVRTHSHSYDLVVATGDIVAAAIARATARPYIIFLSAHSSYYEGRVNLGLILWQLLSSEKCLAVFTRDAVTAAELNRQGLKKAEFAGNPVMDSLSATGKDLQLIASGRAIALLPGSRLPEAKENLILLLKLVKQIATNSTLPVQFRAALVPSLMLELDDIAAQAGWLHREGKLIYQEIQQQGSEKAATVEVICYSDAFADILQQSNLVIGMTGSAIEQAVGLGKPVITIPGNGPSFTYRFAEAQNRLLGDSVQVIGTKPANSEIIQEAAKAVDRTLQQKDYLETCVKNGLERMGPAGGSQQIANYITNNL; the protein is encoded by the coding sequence ATGAAATCGAAGGGAATACTTTTCCTCAGCAACGGCCACGGGGAAGACGCCATTAACTGTCAAATTGTCAGTGCTTTGAGAGCATCTGGCGCCAAGCTCGATCTGGCGGCGATGCCCATTGTAGGTGACGGAGATGCTTACAGGCGATCGAGCCTACCAATTATCGGGCCCACCAGCCAAATGCCATCTGGGGGAGTTTTTTACATGAATCCCCTGTATTTGCTCAAAGACGTTGGGGCGGGGCTAATTGCCTTAACTTGGCAGCAACTGCGGGCTGTGCGGACGCATTCCCACAGCTACGATTTAGTAGTGGCGACTGGAGATATTGTCGCAGCCGCGATCGCCCGTGCCACAGCCCGCCCCTATATAATTTTTCTATCAGCTCATTCTAGTTATTACGAAGGGCGAGTAAATTTGGGTTTAATCTTGTGGCAGTTGCTGAGTTCGGAGAAATGTCTGGCAGTTTTTACTAGAGATGCTGTGACTGCGGCTGAGTTAAACCGACAGGGTTTAAAAAAAGCCGAGTTTGCCGGCAATCCTGTGATGGACAGCCTGAGCGCTACCGGCAAGGATTTGCAATTAATAGCATCCGGGAGGGCGATCGCGCTTCTGCCCGGTTCACGCCTCCCCGAAGCCAAGGAGAACCTCATTTTGCTGCTAAAATTGGTCAAACAAATTGCTACCAACTCTACCTTACCAGTGCAATTTCGGGCCGCCTTAGTTCCAAGTTTAATGCTGGAATTAGATGATATTGCAGCCCAAGCCGGATGGCTGCACCGAGAAGGAAAGTTAATTTATCAAGAAATCCAACAGCAGGGTAGCGAAAAAGCAGCAACTGTTGAAGTAATTTGCTATTCTGATGCTTTCGCCGACATTTTGCAGCAATCTAATTTAGTAATTGGGATGACGGGAAGCGCGATCGAACAAGCTGTAGGTTTGGGAAAACCTGTAATTACCATCCCCGGTAACGGCCCCTCATTTACCTATCGCTTTGCGGAGGCTCAAAATCGGCTGTTAGGCGATTCCGTGCAGGTAATCGGCACAAAACCCGCAAATTCGGAGATTATTCAGGAAGCTGCTAAAGCCGTCGATCGCACTTTGCAACAAAAAGATTATTTAGAAACTTGCGTTAAAAACGGGTTAGAAAGAATGGGCCCAGCAGGAGGCAGCCAGCAAATTGCCAATTACATAACAAACAATCTCTAA
- a CDS encoding polysaccharide deacetylase family protein gives MRIGKNLQKFLLFTIALFFAASLLINVTKFHNYFGINRADTKTKVIALTYDDGPYPPYTNQLLDILDRYQVKATFFQIGRKIEQHPEILQMVVARGDELANHSYSHKDMMFKPREYLLSEIEKTDKLLRDYGVKQDSISFRPPWGRRFVVLSYLLSQMHKKLVMWDVDSQDYEKTHTVDDIANQVINNVRSGSIVVMHDGGGDRSKTVAATEIIVKSLQSKGYEFKTVSELLKNQ, from the coding sequence ATGCGAATAGGTAAAAATTTACAAAAATTTCTGCTGTTCACAATAGCATTGTTTTTTGCAGCGTCGCTACTAATAAACGTTACTAAGTTTCACAATTATTTTGGTATCAACCGCGCCGATACGAAAACAAAAGTTATTGCGCTTACCTACGACGACGGCCCCTATCCTCCTTATACAAATCAGCTTTTAGATATTTTAGACCGCTATCAAGTTAAAGCAACTTTTTTTCAAATCGGACGCAAAATTGAACAACATCCAGAAATCCTGCAAATGGTTGTGGCGAGGGGAGATGAGTTGGCAAATCATTCCTACTCTCACAAAGATATGATGTTTAAACCCCGGGAATATTTGCTGTCTGAAATTGAAAAAACCGACAAACTTTTGCGGGATTATGGGGTGAAGCAGGACAGTATCAGTTTTCGCCCGCCTTGGGGACGGAGATTTGTGGTTTTGTCTTATTTGCTGTCCCAAATGCACAAAAAACTGGTGATGTGGGATGTTGATTCGCAAGATTATGAGAAAACGCACACGGTAGACGATATCGCAAATCAGGTGATTAACAATGTGCGATCGGGTTCGATTGTGGTGATGCACGACGGCGGGGGCGATCGCTCAAAAACAGTAGCAGCAACTGAGATAATTGTCAAGTCTTTGCAGTCAAAAGGTTATGAATTTAAAACTGTTTCTGAACTGTTGAAAAATCAATAA
- a CDS encoding NfeD family protein → MFFDYFEEAIVAEEIRPGKCGRVRFQCSWWPAKCDKGITFAPGELVHVVGIDKITLLVEGIN, encoded by the coding sequence ATGTTTTTTGACTATTTTGAGGAAGCAATCGTTGCAGAAGAAATTCGCCCGGGCAAATGCGGTCGCGTCCGCTTTCAATGTAGTTGGTGGCCCGCTAAGTGCGATAAAGGAATAACTTTTGCGCCGGGGGAACTGGTTCATGTGGTGGGAATTGACAAGATTACCTTGCTGGTGGAGGGGATAAATTGA
- a CDS encoding NfeD family protein gives MSTNYVQEASFVDEEGILAFADEEQVGDVDPAKAPLSSVSNPSTDVAEEIVAGEEKVAVSDAETADSHLAPKAIAQDEKAIVEEEIRPGESGRVRFQSSWWPATSDQDITFKAGEAVRVIAINNVTLIVEG, from the coding sequence ATGTCTACTAACTATGTCCAAGAAGCAAGCTTTGTTGATGAAGAAGGAATCTTAGCCTTCGCTGATGAGGAACAAGTCGGTGATGTCGATCCAGCAAAAGCACCCCTCAGCAGTGTCTCCAATCCCAGCACCGATGTAGCAGAAGAGATAGTGGCTGGTGAGGAAAAAGTGGCTGTGAGCGATGCAGAAACAGCCGACAGTCATCTAGCACCAAAGGCGATCGCCCAAGACGAAAAAGCGATCGTAGAAGAAGAAATTCGTCCGGGCGAATCCGGTCGCGTCCGGTTTCAAAGCAGTTGGTGGCCTGCAACATCTGACCAAGATATTACTTTTAAAGCTGGAGAGGCGGTACGAGTCATTGCAATTAATAATGTGACTCTGATTGTTGAAGGCTAG
- a CDS encoding NfeD family protein: protein MTVSPLEKAIVEEEIRPQQSGRVRFQSSWWPAKCDRQITLKPGDVVRVVGLDNITLIVEA from the coding sequence ATGACTGTCAGCCCTTTGGAAAAAGCGATTGTCGAAGAAGAAATTCGGCCCCAACAGTCCGGTCGCGTCCGGTTCCAAAGCAGTTGGTGGCCAGCGAAGTGCGATCGACAAATAACGTTGAAACCCGGTGATGTGGTTCGTGTCGTGGGACTTGACAACATTACTCTGATAGTTGAAGCGTAG
- a CDS encoding NfeD family protein, whose protein sequence is MTFDNSEKAIVDEAIRPQESGRVRFQNSWWPAKSEQEITFQPGDVVRVIGIDNITLIVAV, encoded by the coding sequence ATGACTTTTGACAATTCAGAAAAAGCGATCGTTGATGAAGCAATCCGCCCTCAAGAATCCGGCCGGGTGCGCTTCCAAAATAGTTGGTGGCCGGCTAAGTCCGAGCAAGAGATCACTTTTCAACCGGGTGACGTGGTTCGCGTCATCGGAATTGACAACATTACTCTGATTGTTGCAGTTTAG
- a CDS encoding NfeD family protein, with protein MSINTVEKAIVDEAIRPQECGRVRFQSTWWPAKCDRDITFQPGDVVRVVGIDNITLIVAA; from the coding sequence ATGTCTATTAACACTGTTGAAAAGGCGATCGTCGATGAAGCAATCCGCCCTCAAGAATGCGGTAGGGTGCGTTTTCAGAGCACTTGGTGGCCGGCAAAATGCGATCGAGACATAACTTTTCAACCCGGTGACGTGGTTCGCGTGGTGGGAATTGACAACATTACTCTGATTGTGGCGGCCTAG